In Chryseobacterium gotjawalense, the following are encoded in one genomic region:
- the trpA gene encoding tryptophan synthase subunit alpha, producing the protein MNNNTSIKLPTSNFGPEKKLNIYFTAGIPKLKDTTEILKLIQYSGADYIEIGMPYSDPVADGPVIQKAHEIALKKGMTIAELFSQLKSVKSEMNIPIILMGYINPVLSFGFENFCKECKDSGVSGLIIPDLPAVEFEKNYRIILEKYSLNFIFLVTPETSDERIKYLDSLSSGFLYAVSSSSTTGNNAKEINNEEYLNRLANLGLKNPVMIGFGIKNKSDFDKVTKKADGGIIGTAFVNILLNNEDWAEKAESFIRSIIN; encoded by the coding sequence ATGAATAATAACACCAGCATCAAACTTCCAACCTCCAACTTCGGACCTGAAAAAAAACTCAACATCTATTTCACCGCCGGAATTCCGAAGTTGAAAGACACTACAGAAATATTAAAACTAATCCAATATTCAGGCGCAGATTACATCGAAATCGGAATGCCTTATTCTGATCCCGTTGCCGATGGACCTGTGATTCAGAAAGCACACGAAATTGCTCTGAAAAAAGGAATGACCATCGCAGAACTTTTCAGTCAACTGAAATCGGTGAAATCAGAAATGAATATTCCCATTATTTTAATGGGCTACATCAATCCTGTTTTAAGTTTCGGTTTCGAAAATTTTTGTAAAGAATGTAAAGATTCCGGGGTTTCGGGATTGATTATTCCGGATTTACCGGCCGTGGAATTTGAGAAAAACTACAGAATAATTTTAGAGAAATACAGTCTGAATTTTATCTTTTTAGTCACGCCGGAAACTTCCGATGAAAGAATAAAATATTTAGATTCTTTAAGTTCCGGTTTTCTGTACGCAGTTTCAAGTTCTTCGACGACCGGAAATAATGCGAAAGAAATAAACAACGAAGAATACCTGAACCGACTGGCGAATTTAGGTTTGAAAAATCCCGTCATGATTGGATTTGGAATTAAAAACAAATCTGATTTTGATAAAGTGACCAAAAAAGCAGATGGCGGAATTATCGGAACTGCCTTTGTGAATATTTTATTGAACAATGAGGATTGGGCAGAGAAAGCAGAAAGTTTTATTCGCAGCATAATAAATTAA
- the trpC gene encoding indole-3-glycerol phosphate synthase TrpC, with amino-acid sequence MNILNKIIEHKKIEVAQAKKKISLTELKEAVFFQRKTFSLKKSVKSGSGIISEFKRKSPSKGIINDKADVSEVAKSYEKFGASGISILTDESFFGGTLHDILKVRQEISIPILRKDFMIDEYQFYEAKANGADAVLLIASCLSPAQVQEFTELSHGLDLEVLLEIHTEEELKHINRNVDLAGINNRNLKDFKVDLQHSVNLKNMLPKEILAVAESGIYAVEDFKFLKEKGFDAFLMGEYFMRNEDPGLAFGELINIIKN; translated from the coding sequence ATGAATATTCTCAACAAAATAATCGAACATAAAAAGATAGAAGTTGCCCAGGCAAAAAAGAAAATCTCTTTAACTGAATTAAAGGAGGCCGTGTTTTTTCAGCGCAAAACTTTTTCCTTAAAAAAATCCGTCAAATCGGGAAGCGGCATCATCTCTGAATTTAAAAGAAAGTCACCGAGTAAAGGAATTATTAATGATAAAGCTGATGTTTCAGAAGTCGCAAAATCATACGAAAAATTCGGGGCAAGCGGAATTTCAATTTTAACTGATGAAAGCTTTTTTGGCGGGACGCTGCACGATATTTTAAAAGTAAGACAGGAAATTTCAATTCCCATTTTGCGTAAAGATTTCATGATTGACGAATACCAGTTTTACGAAGCAAAAGCCAACGGAGCCGATGCTGTTTTGTTAATCGCAAGTTGTCTGTCGCCAGCGCAGGTTCAGGAGTTTACGGAATTATCTCACGGGCTGGATTTAGAAGTTTTGTTGGAAATCCATACCGAAGAAGAACTCAAACATATTAATAGAAACGTAGATTTGGCGGGAATAAATAATCGAAATTTAAAAGATTTCAAAGTCGATTTACAGCATTCTGTTAATTTGAAAAACATGTTGCCAAAAGAAATTCTGGCTGTTGCAGAAAGTGGAATTTATGCTGTTGAGGATTTCAAATTCCTGAAAGAAAAAGGATTTGACGCCTTTTTAATGGGAGAATATTTTATGCGAAATGAAGATCCGGGACTTGCATTCGGAGAGTTGATCAATATAATTAAAAATTAG
- a CDS encoding GNAT family N-acetyltransferase — protein sequence MFQIRKATESDTPIIFDLIKKLAVYEKMEDEVITSVEELKENIFTHKFSKVLIAEENDKPVGFALYFYNFSTFVGKPGLYLEDLFVEPEYRGKGYGKKLFIELAKIAKDENCGRMEWSVLNWNTPAIDFYKSLQAKPMDGWTVYRLDKKGIADLAQ from the coding sequence ATGTTCCAAATTAGAAAAGCCACCGAGTCAGATACACCGATCATCTTTGATTTAATTAAAAAACTAGCCGTTTACGAGAAAATGGAAGATGAAGTCATCACTTCCGTGGAAGAATTAAAGGAGAATATCTTTACCCACAAATTCTCGAAAGTTTTGATTGCCGAAGAAAATGATAAGCCGGTTGGATTTGCTTTGTATTTTTACAATTTCTCCACCTTTGTTGGCAAACCGGGTTTATATTTGGAAGATCTTTTCGTAGAACCGGAATACCGCGGAAAAGGATATGGCAAAAAACTCTTCATCGAACTTGCCAAAATTGCTAAAGACGAAAACTGCGGCAGAATGGAATGGTCGGTGCTTAACTGGAATACGCCCGCCATTGATTTCTACAAATCGCTGCAGGCAAAACCTATGGATGGATGGACCGTTTACCGTTTAGACAAAAAAGGAATCGCAGATTTGGCGCAATAA
- a CDS encoding TIGR02117 family protein, which translates to MKKTLQIILKGLAGIVGLVLIYIILALTIPLIPVQKKATTGKAEIPVYLYTNGVHTDIVLPIKNNQTDWSNSILFKNTVSKSTDFNYVGIGWGDKGFYLDTPTWAELKVSTAFHAAFWLGDSAMHCTFYKTMKEGDDCKKLMLTQSQYADLIRFVDSKFDKNAMGQNILIPTDAVYSKDDAFYEAKGSYSFLYTCNTWTNDALKAAGQKAALWTPTDFGIFQHYK; encoded by the coding sequence TTGAAAAAAACGCTCCAAATTATCCTCAAAGGTTTAGCCGGAATTGTTGGCTTAGTCCTCATCTACATTATTCTTGCCTTAACAATTCCTTTGATTCCGGTTCAGAAAAAAGCGACGACCGGAAAGGCAGAAATCCCTGTTTATCTTTACACCAACGGCGTTCATACTGATATCGTGCTTCCCATTAAAAATAATCAAACAGATTGGAGCAACAGCATATTATTTAAAAATACGGTTTCTAAAAGTACTGATTTTAATTATGTCGGAATTGGCTGGGGCGATAAAGGGTTTTATCTGGACACGCCAACCTGGGCAGAACTTAAAGTTTCGACGGCCTTTCATGCGGCTTTTTGGTTGGGCGATTCGGCGATGCACTGTACCTTTTATAAAACGATGAAAGAAGGTGATGACTGTAAAAAATTAATGCTTACTCAATCCCAATATGCAGATTTAATCCGATTTGTAGATTCTAAATTTGATAAAAATGCGATGGGACAAAATATTTTAATTCCGACTGATGCGGTTTATAGTAAAGATGACGCATTTTATGAAGCGAAAGGAAGTTACAGTTTCCTCTATACCTGTAACACCTGGACCAATGATGCATTAAAAGCAGCCGGACAAAAAGCAGCACTTTGGACACCGACTGATTTCGGGATTTTTCAGCACTATAAATAG
- a CDS encoding TonB-dependent receptor codes for MQPKLTPKQKALAINLDQTIYGTFAEIGAGQETVRHFFRAGGASQTIAKAMSAYDKDFSDAIYGKEAKNRYVTQNRLRKMLRYEVSLIEERVSRATCPGRKFFSYANTVTTINFDKTMKGHGWVGLRFQCHEADDYNEIVLHVKFNENDATLQQETLGSLGVNLIYGAFNYADNPRRMINSLLDDISKDNIEIDMIDFSGPAFSYVDNRLMSLQLVKNGMTDAVIFNSEGNNMLPADILYKKNIFAVRGSFRPVTLVNIDMFEKGLEMFKKDWGCSQEETEVLFEITIANLRAAGDIDERDFLDRVDILGKLGYTVIISNFSEYYRLIDYFAPYTNGKIGVAMGVNNLLDVFDENYYENLSGGILEAFGKFFRKGMRVYLYPYKDPETQQLLTANNLKVNDSLKELFKYFKHNKRIVDIQNYNPNYSEIYSRIILDKIANHIPGWEKEVPEGVSDLIKERGMFGYKEELKLKEFS; via the coding sequence ATTCAACCGAAATTAACACCGAAACAGAAAGCATTAGCGATTAATCTGGATCAAACTATTTATGGCACTTTCGCCGAGATTGGTGCCGGTCAGGAAACAGTCCGCCATTTTTTCAGAGCGGGCGGCGCTTCCCAAACCATTGCAAAGGCAATGTCTGCTTACGACAAAGACTTCAGTGACGCTATCTATGGCAAAGAGGCCAAGAACAGATATGTCACCCAAAACCGACTCCGTAAAATGCTGCGGTACGAAGTTTCTTTAATTGAAGAGCGCGTATCCCGTGCAACCTGTCCAGGCAGAAAATTTTTCTCTTACGCAAATACCGTAACGACCATTAATTTCGATAAGACCATGAAAGGTCACGGTTGGGTCGGCTTGCGTTTTCAGTGTCATGAAGCTGATGATTACAACGAGATCGTCCTTCATGTAAAGTTTAATGAAAATGATGCCACTTTACAGCAGGAAACTTTAGGAAGCTTAGGAGTGAACCTTATCTATGGCGCTTTCAACTATGCCGATAATCCGCGCAGAATGATTAACTCGCTCTTAGACGACATTTCCAAAGATAATATAGAAATCGACATGATTGATTTCAGCGGACCCGCTTTCAGCTATGTTGACAACCGACTGATGAGTTTGCAGCTGGTAAAGAACGGGATGACCGATGCGGTGATTTTCAATTCAGAGGGAAACAATATGTTACCTGCCGATATTCTTTACAAGAAAAACATTTTTGCGGTTCGTGGGAGTTTCCGTCCTGTAACTTTGGTTAATATTGATATGTTTGAAAAAGGCCTTGAAATGTTCAAAAAAGATTGGGGCTGCAGTCAGGAAGAAACCGAGGTCTTATTTGAAATTACCATTGCCAATTTGAGAGCTGCCGGAGATATCGACGAAAGGGATTTCCTGGACAGAGTCGATATTTTAGGAAAACTGGGATATACGGTAATCATCTCTAACTTCTCAGAATACTATCGACTGATCGACTATTTCGCTCCTTATACCAATGGTAAAATCGGGGTAGCAATGGGCGTAAATAATTTGCTTGATGTTTTCGATGAAAATTATTACGAAAATCTTTCTGGAGGTATTTTGGAAGCGTTCGGTAAATTTTTCAGAAAAGGAATGCGCGTTTACCTCTACCCTTACAAAGATCCTGAAACCCAGCAGTTATTAACCGCTAATAATTTAAAGGTTAATGACAGTTTGAAAGAATTGTTCAAATACTTTAAACACAACAAAAGAATCGTTGATATTCAGAATTACAATCCTAATTATTCCGAAATATATTCCCGGATCATCCTTGATAAAATTGCAAACCATATTCCAGGATGGGAAAAAGAGGTCCCGGAAGGGGTTTCAGATTTAATTAAAGAGCGCGGAATGTTCGGTTATAAAGAAGAACTAAAACTCAAAGAATTTTCTTAA
- the trpB gene encoding tryptophan synthase subunit beta has product MNYQNPDKNGYYGEFGGAFVPEMLYPNVEQLQNQYLDIINSEEFQTEFRDLLKNYVGRATPLYFSKNLSEKYQTQVYLKREDLNHTGAHKINNALGQVLLAKKLGKKRIIAETGAGQHGVATATACALMNLECIVYMGEIDIARQAPNVGRMKMLGATVIPATSGSKTLKDAVNEALRDWINNASTTHYIIGSVVGPHPFPDLVARFQSVISEEIKWQLKEKIGRENPDYVIACVGGGSNAAGTFYHFVDEPAVKIIAAEAGGFGLDSGKSAATTFLGTLGVLHGSKSLVMQTEDGQVIEPHSISAGLDYPGIGPFHANLFKEKRAEFFSITDEEALKSAFELTQIEGIIPALESAHALAVLGKKKFKKEDVVVICLSGRGDKDMETYLKNL; this is encoded by the coding sequence ATGAACTATCAAAACCCCGACAAAAACGGATATTATGGCGAATTTGGCGGCGCTTTCGTTCCCGAAATGCTGTATCCAAATGTCGAACAGTTACAAAATCAGTATTTAGACATTATCAATTCAGAAGAATTCCAAACCGAGTTTCGTGATCTGTTGAAAAATTATGTAGGCCGCGCAACGCCACTGTATTTTTCTAAAAATTTGAGCGAAAAATACCAAACGCAGGTTTATTTGAAGCGCGAAGATTTGAATCACACCGGTGCCCATAAAATCAATAATGCGTTGGGACAGGTTTTATTGGCGAAAAAGTTAGGAAAAAAAAGGATTATCGCTGAAACCGGCGCCGGTCAACATGGCGTGGCAACGGCAACTGCGTGCGCTTTGATGAATCTGGAATGCATCGTTTATATGGGCGAAATCGACATTGCCCGTCAAGCCCCGAATGTTGGACGGATGAAAATGTTGGGTGCCACAGTAATTCCCGCAACATCAGGATCGAAAACGTTGAAAGATGCCGTGAATGAAGCGCTTCGGGATTGGATCAATAATGCTTCGACCACGCATTATATCATCGGCAGTGTCGTTGGGCCGCATCCTTTTCCCGACTTAGTCGCACGTTTTCAAAGTGTCATTTCCGAAGAAATAAAATGGCAGTTAAAAGAGAAAATCGGTCGTGAAAATCCCGATTACGTAATCGCCTGTGTTGGTGGCGGAAGCAATGCTGCCGGTACTTTCTATCATTTTGTAGATGAACCGGCCGTGAAAATTATTGCAGCAGAAGCGGGCGGTTTCGGGTTGGATTCCGGAAAATCTGCAGCGACCACTTTCCTCGGAACTTTAGGGGTTTTGCACGGTAGTAAAAGTTTGGTGATGCAAACGGAAGATGGACAGGTCATCGAGCCGCATTCGATTTCTGCCGGTTTAGATTATCCCGGAATCGGCCCTTTTCATGCGAATTTATTTAAAGAAAAAAGAGCAGAATTTTTCAGCATTACCGATGAAGAAGCGCTGAAATCTGCGTTTGAACTGACTCAGATTGAGGGAATTATTCCTGCCCTGGAATCGGCGCACGCTTTGGCGGTTTTGGGAAAGAAAAAGTTTAAAAAAGAAGACGTCGTCGTGATTTGTTTGAGCGGAAGAGGCGATAAGGATATGGAAACGTATTTGAAAAATTTATAG
- a CDS encoding YceI family protein produces the protein MKNLVNFKTLVLAFGMFSGLVAAQKINSSNVKTTVSGTSTLHEWSMTSTSGTFSGNVSGNAIQDITYKMGSKTLKSGKGPMDSNAYKAIEADKYPNITFTAASVNMGKGTMTGKLTVTNVTKTITLPVNVTKNGNSYTVWGQTSIKMTDYGITPPAFMMNTVKTGNEITITVNAVAN, from the coding sequence ATGAAAAATTTAGTAAACTTTAAAACACTGGTCCTCGCATTCGGAATGTTTTCAGGATTAGTAGCTGCTCAAAAAATTAACAGCAGCAACGTAAAAACTACTGTTTCTGGAACGTCTACTTTACACGAATGGAGCATGACTTCAACCAGTGGTACTTTTTCTGGAAATGTTTCCGGAAATGCAATTCAGGATATTACTTATAAAATGGGTTCTAAAACATTGAAAAGTGGAAAAGGTCCTATGGACAGTAACGCTTATAAAGCGATTGAAGCTGATAAATATCCGAACATCACTTTTACGGCGGCTTCGGTAAATATGGGCAAAGGAACAATGACTGGTAAATTGACAGTAACCAACGTTACCAAAACAATTACTTTACCTGTAAACGTTACAAAAAATGGTAATTCTTACACCGTTTGGGGCCAGACAAGTATTAAAATGACTGATTACGGAATTACTCCACCGGCATTTATGATGAACACTGTGAAAACAGGAAATGAAATCACAATAACAGTTAATGCTGTTGCCAACTAA
- a CDS encoding GAF domain-containing protein, whose translation MSEIKKRLSSIIESPTHNTEVKLQKICQLLDQEISYFNWTGFYFKNGDKEELILGPYVGAPTDHTIIPYGKGICGQVAVSNETFVVPDVHEQDNYLSCSIDTKAEIVVPIMKDGVNIGQIDIDSHKINPFTDEDREMLEWLCDEVAKIM comes from the coding sequence ATGTCGGAAATAAAAAAACGTCTTTCTTCAATAATAGAAAGTCCCACTCACAATACGGAAGTTAAATTACAAAAAATCTGTCAGTTACTGGATCAGGAAATCTCCTATTTCAACTGGACTGGATTTTACTTTAAAAACGGAGACAAAGAGGAACTGATTCTGGGACCTTATGTCGGCGCACCCACAGATCACACCATTATTCCTTACGGAAAGGGAATTTGCGGCCAGGTTGCTGTTTCCAATGAAACCTTCGTGGTGCCGGATGTCCATGAACAGGACAACTATTTAAGCTGCTCCATCGACACGAAAGCTGAAATCGTAGTTCCCATTATGAAAGACGGCGTAAACATTGGCCAGATCGATATCGATTCCCATAAAATAAATCCTTTCACAGATGAAGACAGGGAAATGTTGGAATGGCTGTGTGATGAGGTTGCAAAGATTATGTAA
- the lipB gene encoding lipoyl(octanoyl) transferase LipB translates to MTSTQNRNLQFQELGLMDYEPAFDYQEKLMKEIIALKLENRSQPDEIQHITPNYLLFVEHPHVYTIGKSGDEHNMLANAKKLEEINATFVKTNRGGDITYHGFGQIVGYPILDLDNFKSDIFLYMRNLEEVIIRVIAEYGLKGERSEGETGVWLDVGKPYVRKICAMGVKTSKWVTMHGLGLNVNTDLRYFEYIIPCGIKDKAVTSMQRELEREFSPQEMDEVKEKIKKHFCEVFEAEIV, encoded by the coding sequence ATGACAAGCACACAGAATAGAAATTTGCAGTTTCAGGAATTAGGTTTGATGGATTATGAACCGGCTTTCGACTATCAGGAAAAGCTGATGAAGGAAATCATCGCTTTAAAACTTGAAAACCGCAGTCAACCCGATGAAATTCAGCATATAACTCCGAATTATTTGTTGTTTGTTGAGCATCCGCATGTTTATACGATCGGTAAATCTGGGGACGAACATAATATGCTCGCAAATGCCAAAAAGCTGGAGGAAATCAATGCCACTTTTGTGAAAACGAACCGCGGCGGAGATATTACTTATCACGGTTTCGGACAAATTGTGGGATATCCTATTTTGGATCTCGATAATTTTAAATCTGATATTTTCCTCTACATGCGGAATCTGGAGGAAGTGATTATCAGAGTGATTGCAGAATATGGTTTGAAAGGCGAACGTAGTGAAGGTGAAACCGGAGTTTGGCTGGATGTTGGGAAACCGTATGTCCGAAAGATCTGCGCCATGGGCGTGAAAACTTCAAAATGGGTGACCATGCACGGTTTGGGTTTGAATGTAAATACCGATCTGCGCTATTTCGAATACATCATTCCGTGCGGAATCAAAGATAAAGCAGTGACTTCGATGCAAAGAGAATTAGAACGGGAATTTTCACCACAAGAAATGGATGAAGTCAAAGAGAAAATTAAAAAACATTTCTGCGAAGTTTTTGAAGCGGAAATCGTTTAG
- a CDS encoding MBL fold metallo-hydrolase — translation MKLKFLGTGTSQGVPVIGCHCEVCESSNPKDKRFRSSALVTADNDKKILIDCGPDFRMQMLTNNEEQIDAVLLTHEHNDHVIGLDDLRPLIFRNGKNIDLYCQKRVGEEIKLRFPYAFADVRYPSAPAFNLHEIEKPFTLLETEVIPVDVSHGKISIFGYKLKNLVYITDASFISDTEKEKLKNLDFLILNCIRKTDLHPAHFILPQVLELFEELKPKKMFLTHISHHLGLHDEVELELPENVHLAYDGLELVF, via the coding sequence ATGAAGTTGAAATTTTTAGGAACCGGGACTTCTCAAGGTGTTCCGGTCATTGGATGCCATTGTGAGGTTTGCGAATCATCAAATCCAAAGGACAAACGTTTCCGTTCATCGGCTTTGGTGACTGCGGACAACGATAAAAAGATCCTCATCGACTGCGGACCCGATTTCCGCATGCAAATGCTTACTAATAATGAAGAGCAAATCGATGCAGTGCTGCTGACTCATGAACATAATGACCATGTGATTGGATTGGATGACTTGCGTCCGTTGATTTTTCGGAATGGAAAAAATATTGATCTCTATTGTCAGAAAAGGGTAGGTGAAGAAATAAAATTAAGATTTCCCTATGCGTTTGCAGATGTAAGATATCCCAGTGCTCCAGCATTTAACCTTCATGAAATCGAAAAACCTTTTACGCTTTTAGAGACTGAGGTAATTCCTGTCGACGTGTCGCACGGTAAGATTTCTATTTTTGGGTATAAATTAAAAAACCTGGTCTACATAACAGATGCGAGTTTTATATCGGACACGGAAAAAGAAAAATTAAAAAATCTGGATTTTCTGATTCTGAACTGCATCCGCAAAACAGATTTGCATCCTGCACATTTTATATTGCCGCAGGTTTTGGAACTCTTTGAGGAGTTAAAACCGAAGAAAATGTTTCTCACCCACATCTCTCATCACTTAGGTTTACATGATGAAGTAGAGTTGGAGCTTCCGGAGAATGTGCATCTTGCTTATGACGGTCTGGAATTGGTCTTTTGA
- a CDS encoding peptide deformylase, with the protein MMRKYSLLLILFSVFTFSQKYTKQEIARITEGNIDTALPIFQTSDSLQNKVLLGHSIDAHPKNRYTKILVNRMKSALISTDGGVGIAAPQVGINRNIIWAKRFDKEGTPLEYFINPKIIWRSEVLNLGPEGDLSIEVFRDYFYRSQVIQLEYFDLNGKKHTEIVEGFTAVILQHEIDHLSGILISDKIENQKMKTFEKVELYKEIQ; encoded by the coding sequence ATGATGAGAAAATATTCATTATTGCTGATATTGTTTTCTGTATTCACTTTTTCACAAAAATATACCAAGCAGGAAATTGCCAGAATTACAGAAGGAAATATCGATACCGCTTTACCCATCTTCCAGACCTCTGATTCTTTGCAAAATAAAGTTTTACTCGGTCACTCGATCGATGCACATCCAAAAAATAGATACACCAAAATCTTGGTTAACCGAATGAAGTCAGCGTTAATTTCAACTGACGGCGGAGTCGGAATCGCCGCTCCACAAGTTGGGATCAACCGAAATATTATTTGGGCAAAAAGATTTGATAAAGAAGGAACACCATTGGAATATTTTATTAATCCTAAAATTATTTGGCGTTCAGAAGTTTTGAATTTAGGTCCGGAAGGTGATTTATCCATCGAAGTTTTCCGGGATTATTTTTATCGAAGTCAGGTTATTCAGTTGGAATATTTTGATTTAAATGGGAAGAAACACACAGAAATTGTAGAAGGATTTACCGCTGTAATTCTGCAGCACGAAATCGATCATCTTTCGGGAATTTTGATTTCTGATAAAATTGAGAATCAGAAAATGAAGACTTTCGAAAAAGTAGAATTGTATAAAGAAATACAATAG
- a CDS encoding dihydrolipoamide acetyltransferase family protein, with protein MAEYKLLLPSMGEGVMEATIISWLYNEGDTVKEDESVVEIATDKVDSDVPTPVSGKIIKILKHKDEVAKIGEAIAILEVAGTDDGVAAQPQEPKSAEEVQTEIPNVDPDVVKGLEEAMESSKTATSFEGSDLYLSPLVKSIAQSEKISDNELQSIKGSGLEGRITKEDILAFVSNRTTPAPAQAAVAQVSVASTPAPVSAPLKVGAGDEIIQMDRVRKIIADAMVKSKHTAPHVTSFIETDVTNVVKWRTKHKDLFEKREGEKLTYMPIFVKAIVKAIQDFPMINVSVDGDKIIKKKNINIGMATALPDGNLIVPVIKNADQLSLSGLAKAINDLAHRARNKKLRPEDTQGATYTISNVGGFGNLMGTPIIPQPQVAILAVGAIVKKPAVLETKDGDVIAIRNLMFMSHSYDHRVVDGSLGGMFLKHVHDYLQNWDLDTEI; from the coding sequence ATGGCAGAATATAAATTACTACTTCCCTCAATGGGAGAGGGCGTTATGGAAGCAACGATTATCAGTTGGTTGTATAATGAAGGCGATACTGTAAAAGAAGATGAATCTGTAGTTGAAATTGCTACCGACAAAGTAGATTCCGACGTTCCGACCCCTGTTTCGGGGAAAATTATTAAAATTCTGAAACATAAAGATGAAGTTGCAAAGATTGGCGAAGCCATTGCAATTTTGGAAGTTGCAGGTACAGATGACGGAGTTGCAGCTCAACCACAGGAACCAAAATCTGCAGAAGAAGTACAAACTGAAATACCCAATGTAGATCCCGACGTGGTAAAAGGTTTGGAAGAAGCGATGGAAAGTTCAAAAACGGCGACCAGTTTCGAAGGATCTGATTTGTATTTGTCACCACTCGTAAAATCAATTGCACAAAGCGAAAAAATTTCTGACAACGAATTGCAGTCCATCAAAGGAAGCGGATTAGAAGGAAGAATTACCAAAGAAGATATCTTAGCGTTCGTTTCCAACAGAACTACTCCGGCACCTGCACAAGCCGCCGTAGCGCAAGTTTCTGTAGCCTCAACTCCGGCTCCGGTTTCTGCACCTTTAAAAGTAGGAGCAGGCGACGAAATCATCCAAATGGACAGAGTTCGGAAAATCATTGCCGATGCGATGGTGAAAAGCAAACATACCGCGCCGCACGTAACTTCTTTCATCGAAACCGACGTGACAAACGTGGTAAAATGGAGAACGAAACATAAAGATTTATTCGAAAAACGGGAAGGTGAGAAATTAACGTACATGCCGATTTTCGTAAAAGCAATCGTAAAAGCCATCCAGGATTTCCCGATGATCAATGTTTCTGTAGATGGCGATAAAATCATCAAAAAGAAAAATATCAATATTGGAATGGCAACCGCACTTCCGGACGGAAATTTAATTGTTCCCGTGATAAAAAATGCAGATCAGCTGTCGCTTTCCGGTTTGGCAAAAGCCATTAACGATTTGGCGCACCGGGCACGGAATAAAAAATTAAGACCGGAAGATACCCAAGGTGCAACGTACACCATTTCCAATGTCGGAGGATTCGGAAACCTTATGGGAACGCCGATTATTCCGCAGCCACAGGTTGCTATTCTGGCAGTCGGCGCGATTGTGAAAAAACCTGCAGTTTTAGAAACCAAAGACGGCGATGTGATTGCAATCCGCAACTTGATGTTTATGTCACATTCTTACGATCACCGCGTGGTAGACGGTTCTTTGGGCGGAATGTTCCTGAAACACGTTCATGATTACCTTCAGAATTGGGATTTAGATACTGAAATATAA
- a CDS encoding putative quinol monooxygenase has product MKNLYIVALFQFKENNLMDALELLKKLVIETRKEDGCLQYDLVEDHTNKGVFFIVELWESEEHHHQHNGTDHLINFRNQSASLLEKSAQVYKGYKTF; this is encoded by the coding sequence ATGAAAAACCTGTATATCGTTGCCCTGTTCCAGTTCAAAGAAAATAACCTGATGGACGCGCTGGAACTGTTGAAAAAATTAGTGATTGAAACCCGAAAAGAAGACGGCTGCCTACAATATGATTTAGTGGAAGATCATACCAACAAAGGCGTTTTCTTTATCGTAGAACTTTGGGAAAGCGAAGAACACCACCATCAACATAACGGCACCGACCATTTAATAAACTTCAGAAATCAATCGGCTTCCCTTTTAGAAAAATCTGCACAGGTTTATAAAGGGTACAAAACTTTTTAA